In one Salvelinus fontinalis isolate EN_2023a chromosome 16, ASM2944872v1, whole genome shotgun sequence genomic region, the following are encoded:
- the LOC129812838 gene encoding cdc42 effector protein 3-like → MPLTTSLYRKPASARWSRRTQKRREVLSVNMISLPLADFRHVSHIGNNDHSDSFGDLSFLKRGNSLVLQSSQSEQNLLLACYPPPKPLRLNLDEAEATESPEWTRAHMSHSASERRKKCSSLPLLDSEEGEGNGEMEGSVSPSHRVMVSSPSPGRGSLSSGRDGDSTQTCSEDTQQLDEVDNSFSFSLDLGPSILDDVLQVMDRLHY, encoded by the coding sequence ATGCCACTGACGACGTCTCTGTACCGTAAGCCAGCCTCTGCCCGCTGGTCCAGAAGGACACAGAAGCGCAGGGAGGTGCTCTCTGTCAACATGATCAGCCTCCCATTGGCCGACTTCCGCCATGTTTCCCACATCGGGAACAACGACCACAGCGACAGCTTCGGGGACCTGTCCTTTCTGAAGAGGGGCAACAGCCTGGTGCTGCAGAGCTCTCAGAGTGAGCAGAACCTCTTGCTGGCCTGCTACCCTCCACCCAAACCCTTACGCCTTAACCTGGACGAGGCCGAGGCCACGGAGAGCCCCGAGTGGACCAGGGCCCACATGAGCCACAGTGcctcagagaggaggaagaagtgcAGCTCCTTGCCCTTGCTGGACAGCGAGGAGGGTGAGGGGAATGGGGAGATGGAAGGCAGTGTTAGCCCCAGCCACAGGGTCATGGTCAGCAGCCCCAGTCCTGGCCGGGGCAGCCTGAGTTCTGGCCGGGATGGAGACTCCACTCAGACCTGCTCTGAGGACACGCAGCAGCTGGATGAGGTGGACAACAGCTTCTCCTTCAGCCTGGACCTGGGCCCATCCATCCTGGATGACGTGCTGCAGGTCATGGACAGGCTCCACTATTAG